CAGTACTCACCGATTTTGGCACCGCCGAACGCGTCCTTGAACATGGGCGCCCCTGCCGCAGGATGACCCACCGCATGGCCTCCGAGTCCCGCCCCTCCGGCGCCCACTGGACCCACGCCACCGTGAGTCACCAGTCCTGGTCCAGTGGGCGGCGTCTGCTTGATGGCGTTCGTCCTTCCGCGATGCGGAGCAGTTGGCTCCCTCTTGCGGCGCGGCTGCTCCACGGGCAGGACACGTCGTCGCTTCTTGGGCAGCTTGGAGCGAGCCTGGGAAAAGGAGGAGCAAAGCCAAATCAGTAAATAGAGGCAACCCGCTGGCTGGAGGCTAGCAAACCTGTGTGTGGGAGTAGAACATGGAGAAGTTGCTAACGATGACGGGAACGGGCAGGGCGATGGTCAGCACACCGGCCAGCGCACAGAGGGCGCCCACGAACATGCCCGGATAGGTCTTGGGCGCCACGTCGCCATAGCCCACGGTGGTCATGGTCACAATGGCCCACCACAGCCCCAGAGGTATGCTCTTGAACTGGTTGTCCGGATTGTCCTGAAGCAAAACATATAATACTTCTTATTGTAGTCAATTATTAACAAAGAAAACCTTTACATTTTCCTTGTTATAAATTAGCTTGTGGGAAGCTTGTGTTTTATTGgaatgtatatattattaatttccagATTGAGTGATTGAACTACTTCCCACTACTTTTGATAATaataagaatttaattaaacctCACCTGCAACTTCTCCGCATAGTAGGCCAAACTGGCGAAGAACACAATGCCCAGGACGAGGAAGAATACCAGCAGAGTCAGCTCCTTGGCCGAAGCCTTGAACGTGTGGATGAGGATTCTCAGGCCCGGTGAATGCCGAGTCAGCTTGAACAGCCGCATAATCCTGACGATGGAGAAGGCCTCCAGGAGACCCGTATATTCACCCATGCGCTGCATTACGTCCGTGTAAAAGCTCAGAGTGGCCGTGAAATCAATGATATTCACCGGCGATTTGATGAACTGCCACAAATTAGGCGAGACCTGAAGCAGATATAAATCGTTTTTAGTATCTTCCATTAGGAGATTCTAGTCTTACAGTTTCCAAGTAAGATTATCTATAAATTGTACTGGAAAAACTACAAGATTGTTCACTCACAATCAGCCGGATGATGACCTCGATGAAGAACCAGACGTTGCAGACCAGTTCCACGTAGAAGAAGGCCTCGTGCGGCTGACCATACGTCTCAATCCAGCCGTGTTTTCTCCTTCCATTGTGGCCCAATATCTTCTCCTCGATGAACTCGTTCAGGGTGCTGCCGTTGATATTCCGTTTCAGTCGCTGCCGCTGGCCGCCCTTGATGGTGGCGATGGGCGTGGCCTGGCCCGGAGCGGTaaagttgccgctgctgtAGCTCGTGTAGTTCGTGACACGAAAGGTGGGTCCGATGCTGCCGCTGGGCGGCGTGATGCTGTGCTGATGGTACTGATGGGTGCTCTGCGGTGGCTCTCCCATGGGATCGTGTCCGTGGGGCGGACCACCCGCTCCTGGGCCGTGGGCATCGTGGGCACCGGAGGGCAGATCGACACGAAAGCCGGGATGGGTCTTCAGGCAGAATGATatcacagaaacaaatataaagaaaaccGACATGCCAGCAACGATCTG
This genomic stretch from Drosophila teissieri strain GT53w chromosome 2L, Prin_Dtei_1.1, whole genome shotgun sequence harbors:
- the LOC122611833 gene encoding potassium voltage-gated channel protein Shaw-like isoform X2, with translation MDGENRIILNVGGIRYETYKATLKKIPATRLSRLTEALANYDPVLNEYFFDRHPGVFTQILNYYRTGKLHYPTDVCGPLFEEELEFWGLDSNQVEPCCWSTYSIHRDTQNTLAILDKLDIENEKPTEEQIARLFGFEEALSNGELNCWQRIKPKIWAMFDEPSSSTGAKIVAGMSVFFIFVSVISFCLKTHPGFRVDLPSGAHDAHGPGAGGPPHGHDPMGEPPQSTHQYHQHSITPPSGSIGPTFRVTNYTSYSSGNFTAPGQATPIATIKGGQRQRLKRNINGSTLNEFIEEKILGHNGRRKHGWIETYGQPHEAFFYVELVCNVWFFIEVIIRLIVSPNLWQFIKSPVNIIDFTATLSFYTDVMQRMGEYTGLLEAFSIVRIMRLFKLTRHSPGLRILIHTFKASAKELTLLVFFLVLGIVFFASLAYYAEKLQDNPDNQFKSIPLGLWWAIVTMTTVGYGDVAPKTYPGMFVGALCALAGVLTIALPVPVIVSNFSMFYSHTQARSKLPKKRRRVLPVEQPRRKREPTAPHRGRTNAIKQTPPTGPGLVTHGGVGPVGAGGAGLGGHAVGHPAAGAPMFKDAFGGAKIADYLSVPAVQSLQPRAATTGHDFMLPLQPKLLGPLERKDQHPLQLTAHNLASDTHQLLYSGHAHSQHKVGGGAAVLNVPPTLSMTHTQMPPGIASMGQRTPNLSFRAAHGASSQVATLQQPIPHAHASHACHAATNCNIKISVASAAGLSAGCPDEFRTPKVTLLDDLSDDVNSSTDDCGDCCLVDDSDTYEGTTINNGPSGQENGTEAIGLDDGLLDNDVEDEDEEEDGEGSGVGGDSGDSLGGIYIGPRH